A stretch of DNA from Candidatus Pseudomonas phytovorans:
CCGCCGTAGGCGACCACGGTCAGGTCCTTGACGGGAGAACGCAGAATCTCGCGGACAACCGCCATCGGTTTGCGCCGTGGCCCCCAGCCGCCGAAGCCGATGGTCATGCCATCGCGCAGGTGCGCCACGGCATCGGCTGCCGTCATTTGCTTGTTCATTGCACATCTCCTTGCTGTTGGCCGACGGAAAAGTCATGCCCCCACAGGCTTACCCGGGTAAATTCGAAGGCCGAATGCTCAGCCCAGTCCACTTGCAGGCCGCCGTAGCCGTACTCCAGGTCGAAGCCGGACGGGGTCTTCATGTAAAACGAGGTCATCTGGTCATTGAGGTGCTGGCCGAGGGTGGCCGACAGCGGCACCTGGTGGGCCAGGCGCCGGTCATGGGCACGGCCCACTTCGGTCATCGAGCCCACTTCCACCATCACGTGCACGCAGCCTGAAGGCACCGCGAACTCCGCCAGCGCCAGCGAGTGGTGGCGGCTGTTGCGGCAATGCAGGAAGTGAATGCGGATCGGCGGCGCTGCCGGGTCGGGGCGAAAGTTGAAGATGTCCGACAGCTCGAAGCCCAGCACGTTTTTGACGAAGGCCAGGGTCGCGTCAAAGTCCGGGGCCGGCAGCACGGTGTGACCCAGGCCCATGTCGCCGGTGACAAAGCCCGGCACGCCTTGCGGCGAGACGAAGGGCAGGCAGTCGGAACGATGCCCCCAGCTCAGCTCGTGGCGGTTGCCGGAGGGGTCCAGCACACTGACCAGTGCCTGCACGCCACGCTGCTCGGTCTCGGCGGCAGTGCCTGCTTGCCAGCGCACACCGTTCTGCTCCAAGGCCTGCAAGGCGGCGTTGAAAGCGCGCTCGCTGGCCAGCTCCCAGCCAGAGGCCAGGTAGCCCGCCTCGGCGCCTTCGACGATCAGCATACGGAACGGCCGCTCGTCCATCTTCACGTACAGTCCGCCACCGGGCGCGGGCACCACCATCATGCCCAGCACGTCTTCGGCATAACGTTGCCACTGACTGAGGTTTTCGATTTGAGCGACGAAGTAGCTCAGCCCCCGAATATCCATCATGCCCTGCTCCTCAATGACTGGACCTTTGTTGGTCTTCATTGTGCTGAGGGCGGGCCTGGTGCTCATCGTCCGTTGAGACTAAGCAGTTGATCTATCGGGGGATACCGCGTCGCCTGTTTCGCGGCTAAAGCCGCTCCTACAGGGCACGCACAACCTGTAGGAGCGGCTTTAGCCGCGATCACCGGCAAAGCCGGTGCCATCCCAAAGAGGGGTTACATGTACAGGATCACCAGGTCGTTGATGACCGAGGGGCGATCACTGCCGACGACGTGGGTATTCACCTCCAGGGTCAACTGGGTGCCGCGCTTGACCCGCGCCACCTGCTTGACCCTGGCACGCGCATGAACCCGCGAGCCGGCCGGCACCGGCGCCGGGAAGCGCAGGCGGTCGGAGCCGTAGTTGACCATGGTGCTGAAGCCGGTGATTTCATAGCCCAGCGCCAGCTTCAGCCGGGACTGCAACACCTGCACCAGCGCGCCGTGGGCAATGGTGCCGCCAAATGGGCTGTCCTTGCGCGCACGCTGCGGATCGGTGTGAATCCAGTAGTCATCACCCGACAGCGCGGCGAAGGCATCGATCAGGGCTTGATCGATGACAATCTCGTTGCTCCAGGCGCTGAAGGTTTCGCTGACCAGGCTCTGCAGCGCCACGTCATCATCCATGGCGATCAGGCGTACAGCTGCTGCTTCACCCTGCTCCTTGGTTTGCGCCGCAGGCGCACCGTTGTAACGCTGCAGCGCCGTGCTGTCCTGGTCCGGGCCGGTAAAGCGCAGTAACCGCGTGCCCTTGGCGTCAACTTCGGCGAAAACCGGTTTGAGCCGCATACCGATACGGATCTGATCCTCTTCCAGCCCCACCAGGGTGGTGTTTATTCGCACGCCCTCGTCCAGCTCGATAACGGCCAGTTTTTGCGGCATCTCGTCGGCAAAATCCGGCAATGTGGCAATGCGTGCCACGGTGAAGCTGTACAGGCTGGCGCCACCGCTGACTTCTCGCCAGCTCAGGTCATGTGCCAGGCACTGCGGGCAGTGCCTGCGCGGGTAGAACACCCAGTGTTCGCAGGCGTTGCACTGTTGTATCAGCAGGCGCTGTGCCTTCAGGCCTTCCCAGAACGGCGCAGAAATGTCAGTCGGCACCGGCATTGGTTTATTGTTCGACATGCGGGTCATGCTCCCTGAAGAATCAACGCGGCCTGTTCACTCATCACGCCACCGGTACCCGAGACGTAGACAGCGTCGCAGCGTTCAAGCTGGCGCTCACCCGCCTCACCGCTGATCTGCGTGACAGCCTCGATCACCTGTGACATGCCCCCGGCAGCGCCGGCCTGGCCGAAGCTCAGCTGGCCACCGTGGGTGTTCATCGGGAAATCGCCGCGCCAGGTCAGGTCATGCTCGCGAACAAACTGCATGCCCTCACCCTTGGCACAGAAGCCGGCGTCCTCCAGGGTCAGCAATGCGGTAATCGTGTAACAGTCATAGATCTGCGCCGCATCGACATCGCCCGGTTTGAGCCTGGCCATCTCGAAGGCACGGCGCGAAGCAGGCCCAATCGGGGTGTTGAGCATGTCCCGGGCATACGAAGGCGACTTGAACGCCAGGTGCTCACCGAAGCCTGTGATGAATGCCGGGCGCTTGCGTGCACGTGCGGCCACTTCCTTGGAGGCAATGATCAAGGCCGCGCCACCGGCCACCGGCATGACAATCTCCAGTACGTGCAAAGGGTCAGCCACGCGCTTGCTCGCCAGCACCTGCTCGATCGTCAACGGCTGGCCATGGAACATCGCCTGGGGGTTGGCCAAGGCATTGGTGCGCTGATCAACGGCAATCTTGGCCATGGCCACCGGGTCATAACCGTACTGCGCGGCATAACGCTGGGCGATCATGGCGTAGCCGGTGTTCTGGCCCATGTGGCCGTATGGCAGATCGAACTCCGCCTCCGGCGCGCCAAACGCAGTACTGTGACCGCCGTAACGCATGGCGCGGGCCATTGCCCCGGGATCTTCGTCGGGGCCCATCGGCGCCAGCCGCGCCGGCATCACACACAGCACCGCCTGGCACAGGCCCAGTTCGATCGCCGCGGCCGCGCGCCAGACCATGCCCACGGCGGTACACCCACCCAGGTCGACCACTTCGGCGAAATTTACAGACAAACCCAGGTATTCGGCGGCCATGGCCGGCACGAACACCGACGCTTCGTGGAAGTGCGGGCCATTGATCACCAGACCATCCAGGTCTTCGGCACGTAAGCCTGCGTCGCGCAGCGCCTGAGCTGCCAGGTCGGCCACTTGCTCAAGATGGAACATTCGCGGCGCTGTGGCGTACTTCTCGGGTTTGTATTGCGCGGCGCCGACAATCGCCGCATGACCTTTAAGACCCATGTATCCCCCACTCGAAGGCTGTGTGCTTGAGGTTTTTGTCTTGCGACCATGCCACAGGTGCCGTGGCGCGTGATCGTCCATTTTGACTAGGTCAGCAGCCGGCGCCAGGGTTGACCCAACCCTGGCGCCGGCGCGCCAGTCAGAAGCTGTACTTGACCGAGAATGTACCGTAGTCGCGGTCTGCCAGCAGGCGCTTGACCGGGTCAGCATCGCCCAGGTAGCCAGTGACCCGCAGGGCGACTTCCAGGTTGCCCAGGTACTTGAACGTGGCG
This window harbors:
- a CDS encoding VOC family protein, which encodes MMDIRGLSYFVAQIENLSQWQRYAEDVLGMMVVPAPGGGLYVKMDERPFRMLIVEGAEAGYLASGWELASERAFNAALQALEQNGVRWQAGTAAETEQRGVQALVSVLDPSGNRHELSWGHRSDCLPFVSPQGVPGFVTGDMGLGHTVLPAPDFDATLAFVKNVLGFELSDIFNFRPDPAAPPIRIHFLHCRNSRHHSLALAEFAVPSGCVHVMVEVGSMTEVGRAHDRRLAHQVPLSATLGQHLNDQMTSFYMKTPSGFDLEYGYGGLQVDWAEHSAFEFTRVSLWGHDFSVGQQQGDVQ
- a CDS encoding OB-fold domain-containing protein, whose amino-acid sequence is MSNNKPMPVPTDISAPFWEGLKAQRLLIQQCNACEHWVFYPRRHCPQCLAHDLSWREVSGGASLYSFTVARIATLPDFADEMPQKLAVIELDEGVRINTTLVGLEEDQIRIGMRLKPVFAEVDAKGTRLLRFTGPDQDSTALQRYNGAPAAQTKEQGEAAAVRLIAMDDDVALQSLVSETFSAWSNEIVIDQALIDAFAALSGDDYWIHTDPQRARKDSPFGGTIAHGALVQVLQSRLKLALGYEITGFSTMVNYGSDRLRFPAPVPAGSRVHARARVKQVARVKRGTQLTLEVNTHVVGSDRPSVINDLVILYM
- a CDS encoding thiolase family protein, with protein sequence MGLKGHAAIVGAAQYKPEKYATAPRMFHLEQVADLAAQALRDAGLRAEDLDGLVINGPHFHEASVFVPAMAAEYLGLSVNFAEVVDLGGCTAVGMVWRAAAAIELGLCQAVLCVMPARLAPMGPDEDPGAMARAMRYGGHSTAFGAPEAEFDLPYGHMGQNTGYAMIAQRYAAQYGYDPVAMAKIAVDQRTNALANPQAMFHGQPLTIEQVLASKRVADPLHVLEIVMPVAGGAALIIASKEVAARARKRPAFITGFGEHLAFKSPSYARDMLNTPIGPASRRAFEMARLKPGDVDAAQIYDCYTITALLTLEDAGFCAKGEGMQFVREHDLTWRGDFPMNTHGGQLSFGQAGAAGGMSQVIEAVTQISGEAGERQLERCDAVYVSGTGGVMSEQAALILQGA